In a genomic window of Neoarius graeffei isolate fNeoGra1 chromosome 13, fNeoGra1.pri, whole genome shotgun sequence:
- the LOC132896914 gene encoding acidic mammalian chitinase-like isoform X1 produces MVTAVVAAGKSAIDGAYEIPQIAQYLDFINVMTYDFHGSWESITGHNSPLYQWSQETGNGIYLNTNYSVTYWKDQGAPVEKLRMGFATYGRTFQLSSTASGLGAPTSGPASAGTYTKQAGFWSYYEICSFLQGTSIQWIQDQKVPYGTKSDWWVGFDTKESFNIKVTYLKDNKLGGAFVWALDLGNFSGQFCGLGKYPLISELKKQLTSASTAPPTAAPTAPPTEAPTAAPTEAPTAPPTAAPTAPPTEAPTAAPAAPPTEAPTAAPPAAPTAPPTEAPIADPAPAVPPRYCKAKKDGTYKNPFNKQSFIQCVDRREIVHLCPAGTTYNKHCQFCK; encoded by the exons ATGGTTACAGCTGTAGTAGCTGCTGGGAAATCAGCTATAGATGGTGCATATGAAATTCCTCAGATTGCCCA GTACCTGGACTTCATTAATGTGATGACTTATGACTTTCATGGATCTTGGGAGAGTATCACTGGTCACAACAGTCCTCTGTATCAATGGTctcaggaaacaggaaatggaaTTTACCTTAATACT AATTATTCAGTGACATACTGGAAGGATCAGGGTGCTCCAGTGGAGAAGCTGAGGATGGGTTTTGCTACATATGGCAGAACATTCCAACTGTCATCTACAGCAAGTGGCTTGGGAGCTCCAACAAGTGGCCCTGCTTCCGCTGGCACTTACACCAAACAGGCAGGCTTCTGGTCTTATTATGAG ATCTGCAGCTTCCTTCAAGGAACCAGCATACAGTGGATCCAAGATCAAAAAGTACCTTATGGCACAAAGAGTGATTGGTGGGTTGGCTTTGACACCAAAGAGAGCTTTaatataaag GTGACCTATCTCAAAGATAATAAGTTGGGAGGGGCCTTTGTGTGGGCTCTTGATCTGGGCAATTTTAGTGGACAGTTCTGTGGACTGGGAAAATACCCTCTCATCAGCGAGCTCAAGAAACAGCTAACCAGTG CTTCTACTGCTCCTCCTACTGCAGCTCCTACTGCTCCTCCTACAGAAGCTCCTACTGCAGCTCCTACAGAAGCTCCTACTGCTCCGCCTACTGCAGCTCCTACTGCTCCTCCTACAGAAGCTCCTACTGCAGCTCCTGCTGCTCCTCCTACAGAAGCTCCTACTGCAGCTCCTCCTGCAGCTCCTACTGCTCCTCCTACAGAAGCTCCTATTGCAGATCCTGCTCCTGCAGTTCCACCTAGGTACTGTAAAGCCAAGAAAGATGGAACCTATAAAAATCCTTTCAACAAACAATCTTTCATCCAGTGTGTTGATCGCAGGGAAATTGTACACCTCTGCCCAGCTGGCACTACCTACAATAAGCACTGCCAATTTTGCAAATAA
- the LOC132896914 gene encoding acidic mammalian chitinase-like isoform X2, with amino-acid sequence MTYDFHGSWESITGHNSPLYQWSQETGNGIYLNTNYSVTYWKDQGAPVEKLRMGFATYGRTFQLSSTASGLGAPTSGPASAGTYTKQAGFWSYYEICSFLQGTSIQWIQDQKVPYGTKSDWWVGFDTKESFNIKVTYLKDNKLGGAFVWALDLGNFSGQFCGLGKYPLISELKKQLTSASTAPPTAAPTAPPTEAPTAAPTEAPTAPPTAAPTAPPTEAPTAAPAAPPTEAPTAAPPAAPTAPPTEAPIADPAPAVPPRYCKAKKDGTYKNPFNKQSFIQCVDRREIVHLCPAGTTYNKHCQFCK; translated from the exons ATGACTTATGACTTTCATGGATCTTGGGAGAGTATCACTGGTCACAACAGTCCTCTGTATCAATGGTctcaggaaacaggaaatggaaTTTACCTTAATACT AATTATTCAGTGACATACTGGAAGGATCAGGGTGCTCCAGTGGAGAAGCTGAGGATGGGTTTTGCTACATATGGCAGAACATTCCAACTGTCATCTACAGCAAGTGGCTTGGGAGCTCCAACAAGTGGCCCTGCTTCCGCTGGCACTTACACCAAACAGGCAGGCTTCTGGTCTTATTATGAG ATCTGCAGCTTCCTTCAAGGAACCAGCATACAGTGGATCCAAGATCAAAAAGTACCTTATGGCACAAAGAGTGATTGGTGGGTTGGCTTTGACACCAAAGAGAGCTTTaatataaag GTGACCTATCTCAAAGATAATAAGTTGGGAGGGGCCTTTGTGTGGGCTCTTGATCTGGGCAATTTTAGTGGACAGTTCTGTGGACTGGGAAAATACCCTCTCATCAGCGAGCTCAAGAAACAGCTAACCAGTG CTTCTACTGCTCCTCCTACTGCAGCTCCTACTGCTCCTCCTACAGAAGCTCCTACTGCAGCTCCTACAGAAGCTCCTACTGCTCCGCCTACTGCAGCTCCTACTGCTCCTCCTACAGAAGCTCCTACTGCAGCTCCTGCTGCTCCTCCTACAGAAGCTCCTACTGCAGCTCCTCCTGCAGCTCCTACTGCTCCTCCTACAGAAGCTCCTATTGCAGATCCTGCTCCTGCAGTTCCACCTAGGTACTGTAAAGCCAAGAAAGATGGAACCTATAAAAATCCTTTCAACAAACAATCTTTCATCCAGTGTGTTGATCGCAGGGAAATTGTACACCTCTGCCCAGCTGGCACTACCTACAATAAGCACTGCCAATTTTGCAAATAA